A window of the Lactuca sativa cultivar Salinas chromosome 7, Lsat_Salinas_v11, whole genome shotgun sequence genome harbors these coding sequences:
- the LOC111913630 gene encoding zinc finger BED domain-containing protein RICESLEEPER 2-like, which yields MHIRRVAHILNLVVQDGIKRVDKAVEIVRWAVKWIRQSPSRIHKFTEFAKVANPGITKHLKRDVPTRWNSTYHMMEIAQAYKKTFERYDIEEFDFRCEIEMAGLSIPSSSDWERVRNVCHFLKPFHDVTLRIYGTLYVTSNTCIEDIYSIRTLLDDAISDSSLCDIALAMKIKFDKYFGDIEKMNLLLYFALILDPRNKVKYLVILLEDRYGEKGVEAKKKYIMDSMYELYNDYIRIHSPSSTSSTAESTTSSSILGKRQNPEFMAPNPPLRNKLREKMKTNIVESIGELEKYLQESVEDDSEMFSILDWWKVNSPRFPILSLMARDVFAIPVSTVASKSVFSTSGRVLDPFRSSLTPKIVESLICTQDWIRGSISDTIDYEKDWEENQQIDKELSKMKW from the exons ATGCACATTCGACGTGTTGCCCACATTTTAAATTTAGTGGTGCAAGATGGCATAAAAAGAGTTGATAAGGCGGTTGAGATAGTTCGATGGGCGGTTAAATGGATTAGACAATCACCTTCTAGAATTCATAAGTTTACCGAGTTTGCTAAGGTTGCTAATCCCGGTATAACAAAACACTTGAAAAGAGATGTGCCAACAAGATGGAACTCTACTTACCATATGATGGAAATTGCCCAAGCTtacaaaaaaacttttgagagataTGATATTGAGGAATTTGATTTTCGGTGCGAAATTGAAATGGCGGGTTTGTCGATTCCTTCATCAAGCGATTGGGAAAGGGTTAGGAATGTATGtcattttttaaaaccttttcatgatGTTACTTTGAGGATTTATGGGACACTTTATGTGACATCAAACACATGCATTGAAGATATATATTCCATTCGTACGCTCTTGGATGATGCTATTTCCGATTCTAGTCTTTGTGATATTGCATTGGCCATGAAAATAAAGTTTGATAAGTATTTTGGTGACATAGAAAAAATGAATTTATTGCTCTACTTTGCTTTGATTCTTGATCCGAGGAACAAAGTAAAGTATTTGGTTATACTACTTGAGGATCGTTATGGAGAAAAGGGGGTGGAGGCCAAAAAGAAATATATCATGGATTCTATGTATGAATTATATAATGATTATATTAGAATTCATTCTCCAAGTTCTACTTCAAGTACCGCCGAGTCTACCACTTCATCATCGATACTAGGGAAACGCCAAAACCCGGAGTTTATGGCACCTAATCCCCCTTTGAGAAATAAACTAAGAGAAAAGATGAAGACGAACATAGTTGAATCAATTGGGGAGTTAGAAAAGTATTTGCAAGAGAGTGTTGAAGACGACTCAGAAATGTTTAGTATTCTAGATTGGTGGAAAGTGAATAGTCCAAGATTCCCGATTCTATCATTGATGGCAAGAGATGTGTTCGCCATTCCCGTCTCAACCGTGGCTTCGAAATCCGTTTTTAGCACTAGTGGGAGGGTTTTGGATCCGTTTAGGAGTTCTTTGACTCCTAAGATTGTTGAAAGTTTAATTTGTACACAAGATTGGATTCGGGGTAGCATAAGTGACACAATCGATTATGAAAAAGATTGGGAAGAAAATCAACAAATTGACAAAG AATTGAGCAAGATGAAGTGGTGA